A section of the Agromyces aurantiacus genome encodes:
- a CDS encoding thioredoxin family protein has protein sequence MDTTSAPDAIRLVEFGAAWCGPCRAFEPVLRSFGERHPAVRIDHVDVDAHPELAAAYDIRSMPTTVVFRGDVPVGRVIGAQPLQAFEAAVREILAEAVAA, from the coding sequence ATGGACACCACTTCCGCTCCCGATGCCATCCGCCTCGTCGAGTTCGGCGCCGCCTGGTGCGGCCCCTGCCGAGCGTTCGAGCCGGTCCTCCGCTCGTTCGGCGAGCGCCACCCCGCCGTGCGCATCGACCACGTCGACGTCGACGCGCACCCGGAACTCGCCGCCGCGTACGACATCCGCTCGATGCCCACGACGGTGGTCTTCCGCGGCGACGTCCCCGTCGGGCGCGTCATCGGCGCGCAGCCGCTCCAGGCCTTCGAGGCCGCGGTTCGCGAGATCCTCGCCGAGGCCGTCGCAGCGTGA
- the rlmN gene encoding 23S rRNA (adenine(2503)-C(2))-methyltransferase RlmN has product MPTDAPETPARPGETAATPREGAEPGGAVRETRAGAIRSTTPRGARQVRPQTEGWQQQKGADGRPLLQFASPKRGKPPAHLADLAPDEWKAKADELGVPAFRLKQVARHWFTRWTSDPAEMTDLPAAGREELVAGLLPPLLTEVRRLETDRGDTIKFLWKLHDGALVESVLMRYPGRITLCVSSQAGCGMNCPFCATGQAGLTRNMSAAEILAQVVEANRVIAAGALHGKRADDGTPERVSNIVFMGMGEPLANYARLMRAVRTMAAPAPEGLGMSARNITVSTVGLVPAIRKLADEHVPVTFALSLHAPDDGLRDELIPVNSRWKVDEALDAAREYFEKTGRRVSIEYALIKDMNDHGWRADLLAEKLNERGRGWVHVNPIPLNPTPGSIWTASELDVQQEFVRRLTDAGIPTTIRDTRGKEIDGACGQLVATEEDEAAAARA; this is encoded by the coding sequence ATGCCGACCGACGCGCCCGAGACCCCTGCACGCCCCGGGGAGACGGCGGCGACCCCGCGCGAGGGCGCGGAGCCCGGCGGCGCGGTCCGCGAGACGCGGGCCGGCGCCATCCGCTCGACCACGCCGCGCGGCGCCCGCCAGGTGCGCCCCCAGACCGAGGGCTGGCAGCAGCAGAAGGGCGCCGACGGACGGCCCCTGCTCCAGTTCGCGTCGCCCAAGCGCGGCAAGCCGCCGGCCCACCTCGCCGACCTCGCGCCCGACGAGTGGAAGGCGAAGGCCGACGAGCTCGGCGTGCCCGCCTTCCGACTCAAGCAGGTCGCGCGCCACTGGTTCACACGCTGGACCAGCGACCCGGCCGAGATGACCGATCTGCCGGCCGCGGGCCGCGAGGAGCTCGTCGCCGGCCTGCTGCCGCCGCTCCTCACCGAGGTGCGCCGCCTCGAGACCGACCGCGGCGACACGATCAAGTTCCTCTGGAAGCTCCACGACGGCGCGCTCGTAGAGTCGGTGCTCATGCGCTACCCCGGCCGCATCACGCTGTGCGTGTCGAGCCAAGCCGGGTGCGGCATGAACTGCCCGTTCTGCGCGACCGGCCAGGCGGGCCTGACCCGCAACATGTCGGCCGCCGAGATCCTCGCGCAGGTCGTCGAGGCGAACCGGGTCATCGCGGCGGGGGCCCTGCACGGCAAGCGCGCCGACGACGGCACGCCCGAGCGCGTCTCCAACATCGTGTTCATGGGCATGGGCGAGCCGCTCGCGAACTACGCCCGCCTGATGCGCGCCGTGCGCACCATGGCGGCGCCGGCTCCCGAGGGCCTCGGCATGTCGGCGCGCAACATCACGGTCTCGACGGTGGGCCTCGTGCCCGCCATCCGCAAGCTCGCCGACGAGCACGTCCCGGTGACCTTCGCGCTCAGCCTGCATGCCCCCGACGACGGCCTGCGCGACGAGCTCATCCCGGTGAACTCGCGCTGGAAGGTCGACGAGGCGCTCGACGCCGCGCGCGAGTACTTCGAGAAGACCGGTCGCCGGGTCTCGATCGAGTACGCGCTCATCAAGGACATGAACGACCACGGATGGCGCGCCGACCTGCTCGCCGAGAAGCTCAACGAGCGCGGCCGCGGCTGGGTGCACGTCAACCCGATCCCGCTGAACCCGACGCCCGGCTCGATCTGGACCGCGTCCGAGCTCGACGTGCAGCAGGAGTTCGTGCGCCGGCTCACCGACGCGGGCATCCCCACGACCATCCGCGACACGCGCGGCAAGGAGATCGACGGCGCCTGCGGGCAGCTCGTCGCCACCGAGGAGGACGAGGCGGCAGCAGCGCGCGCCTGA
- a CDS encoding TOPRIM nucleotidyl transferase/hydrolase domain-containing protein: MRDARAATDRVVLLVEGPSDHRAILALAARLGVDLGGGGVRVVDMGGVTNLRTHLAELDAAFAGPVVDPPRLLGLYDVGEFEVVCRMLEESGRGRPADLAEAEALGFFACALDLEDELIRAAGADLVQSMLAEAGELSRFRTFQGQPAQRGRPIEAQLRRFAGTASGRKVRFAAAIVERMPLERVPRQLADLLRAAAP; encoded by the coding sequence ATGCGCGACGCCCGAGCCGCCACGGATCGCGTCGTCTTGCTCGTCGAGGGGCCGAGCGACCACCGAGCGATCCTCGCGCTCGCGGCCCGGCTCGGAGTCGACCTCGGCGGCGGCGGCGTGCGGGTCGTCGACATGGGCGGCGTCACGAACCTTCGGACGCACCTCGCGGAGCTCGATGCCGCGTTCGCCGGCCCCGTGGTGGACCCGCCGCGCCTGCTCGGACTGTACGACGTCGGCGAGTTCGAGGTCGTGTGCCGCATGCTCGAGGAGTCCGGCCGAGGTCGACCCGCCGACCTCGCCGAGGCGGAGGCGCTCGGCTTCTTCGCGTGCGCGCTCGATCTCGAGGACGAGCTGATCCGTGCGGCCGGCGCGGACCTCGTCCAGTCGATGCTCGCCGAGGCCGGTGAGCTCTCGCGATTCCGCACGTTCCAAGGTCAGCCTGCGCAGCGCGGGCGGCCGATCGAGGCCCAGCTGCGCCGATTCGCGGGCACGGCGAGCGGGCGCAAGGTCCGTTTCGCCGCCGCGATCGTCGAGCGGATGCCGCTCGAGCGCGTGCCGCGGCAGCTCGCCGATCTCCTGCGCGCCGCCGCCCCGTGA
- a CDS encoding serine protein kinase RIO: MLSSLDDSAAHRAASAAPFGAASTHLAFADVEPGEDQRWSTWPATQPSERGPEPRPDWLVTSAAALDTELGIVKTGKEADLWLIERAVPGAPADVPGNAALLAAKRYRGAEHRMFHRSAIYTEGRGTRRSRDVRAVQRASTYGREVARTEWAYAEFAALSRLTELGAPVPYPVQVSETEVLMEFIGEGRTAAPRLAQVRATPDELRDLFHQVMDLMRRLAHAGLAHGDLSPYNLLVHRGRVVAIDLPQVVDVVANPNGFDLLHRDCVNVCDWFTRQRLECDAEELFGELVGDVYR; the protein is encoded by the coding sequence ATGCTGTCGTCACTCGACGATTCCGCCGCGCACCGCGCGGCATCCGCTGCGCCGTTCGGCGCGGCATCCACCCACCTCGCCTTCGCCGACGTCGAACCCGGCGAGGACCAGCGCTGGTCGACCTGGCCGGCGACCCAACCCAGCGAACGCGGACCGGAACCCCGGCCCGACTGGCTCGTGACCTCCGCCGCCGCACTCGACACCGAGCTCGGCATCGTGAAGACCGGCAAGGAGGCCGACCTCTGGCTCATCGAGCGCGCCGTGCCCGGTGCGCCCGCCGACGTGCCCGGCAACGCCGCACTGCTCGCCGCCAAGCGGTACCGGGGCGCCGAGCACCGGATGTTCCACCGCTCGGCGATCTACACCGAGGGCCGCGGCACCCGCCGCAGCCGCGACGTGCGCGCCGTGCAGCGCGCGTCGACGTACGGCCGCGAGGTCGCGCGCACCGAATGGGCGTACGCCGAGTTCGCGGCGCTCAGTCGCCTCACCGAGCTCGGCGCGCCCGTGCCGTACCCGGTGCAGGTGAGCGAGACCGAGGTGCTCATGGAGTTCATCGGCGAGGGCCGGACGGCTGCGCCGCGCCTCGCGCAGGTGCGCGCGACGCCCGACGAGCTGCGCGACCTGTTCCACCAGGTGATGGACCTCATGCGCCGGCTCGCACACGCCGGACTCGCGCACGGCGACCTCTCCCCGTACAACCTGCTCGTGCATCGCGGGCGCGTCGTCGCGATCGACCTGCCGCAGGTCGTCGACGTGGTGGCGAACCCGAACGGGTTCGACCTGCTGCATCGCGACTGCGTCAACGTGTGCGACTGGTTCACCCGGCAGCGGCTCGAGTGCGACGCCGAGGAGCTCTTCGGCGAGCTCGTGGGCGACGTCTACCGGTGA
- a CDS encoding MFS transporter codes for MTDPAPLPLQPAVPPRPGHQDVEPLTGLELQAERRVPRKQVWAWAIWDWATQPFNSVILTFVFTALYLTSDWFLDPAVAELGEGDPAYERAIADLASGLGWAITVAGILIAVLAPVLGQRADVAGRRKLWLGGATAALVACMFALFFVQGSPPYFLLGISLIAAGTVFSEIAGVNYNAMLVQVSTPRTVGKVSGLGWGLGYLGGIVALVLVVVATTFDWWGMPTDDGLVYRVIAVGCAVWTLVFAWPVLVYVPEAPPAPGRERVGFFRSYAVLVRDIARLWREARPTFWFLLASAVFRDGLAGVFAFGAVIAAVVFRFTSNEVMLFGIAANLLAGVSTIVAGRFDDRFGPRAVILTALGGLVGAGLIVFFLHDAGKVPFWIFGLVLTLFVGPAQAASRSFLARVTPAGRESEIFGLYATTGRAASFLSPMLWSGFIVVFGATYWGILGIVLVLIAGLVLMLFVRVPKRVAEAAAAPIGGR; via the coding sequence ATGACCGATCCCGCCCCGCTGCCGCTGCAGCCCGCCGTTCCGCCGCGCCCCGGCCATCAGGACGTCGAGCCCCTCACCGGGCTCGAACTGCAGGCCGAGCGGCGCGTGCCGCGGAAGCAGGTGTGGGCGTGGGCGATCTGGGACTGGGCGACGCAGCCGTTCAACTCGGTGATCCTCACGTTCGTGTTCACCGCGCTCTACCTCACGAGCGACTGGTTCCTCGACCCGGCCGTGGCCGAGCTCGGCGAGGGCGATCCGGCCTATGAGCGGGCCATCGCCGACCTCGCGAGCGGCCTGGGCTGGGCGATCACCGTCGCGGGCATCCTGATCGCGGTGCTCGCCCCGGTGCTGGGGCAGCGGGCGGATGTCGCGGGGCGCCGCAAGCTCTGGCTCGGCGGCGCCACGGCGGCGCTCGTCGCGTGCATGTTCGCGCTCTTCTTCGTGCAGGGATCGCCGCCGTACTTCCTGCTCGGCATCTCGCTCATCGCGGCGGGAACGGTGTTCAGCGAGATCGCGGGCGTGAACTACAACGCGATGCTCGTGCAGGTCTCGACGCCGCGCACCGTCGGCAAGGTGTCGGGGCTGGGTTGGGGCCTCGGCTACCTCGGCGGCATCGTCGCGCTCGTGCTCGTGGTCGTGGCGACGACGTTCGACTGGTGGGGGATGCCCACCGACGACGGGCTCGTCTACCGGGTGATCGCGGTCGGCTGCGCGGTGTGGACGCTCGTCTTCGCGTGGCCCGTGCTCGTCTACGTGCCCGAGGCGCCCCCGGCCCCCGGGCGCGAGCGCGTCGGGTTCTTCCGCAGCTATGCGGTGCTCGTGCGCGACATCGCCCGGCTGTGGCGCGAGGCCCGCCCGACGTTCTGGTTCCTGCTCGCGAGCGCCGTCTTCCGCGACGGACTCGCGGGCGTGTTCGCGTTCGGCGCGGTGATCGCGGCGGTGGTGTTCCGGTTCACCTCGAACGAGGTCATGCTCTTCGGCATCGCGGCGAACCTGCTCGCGGGGGTCTCGACGATCGTCGCGGGCCGCTTCGACGACCGCTTCGGTCCGCGCGCGGTGATCCTCACGGCGCTCGGCGGCCTGGTCGGCGCGGGCCTCATCGTGTTCTTCCTGCACGACGCGGGCAAGGTCCCGTTCTGGATCTTCGGCCTCGTGCTCACCCTGTTCGTGGGGCCGGCGCAGGCGGCATCGCGGTCGTTCCTCGCGAGGGTCACGCCGGCCGGTCGCGAGAGCGAGATCTTCGGCCTCTACGCGACGACGGGCCGCGCGGCGAGCTTCCTGTCGCCGATGCTGTGGTCGGGCTTCATCGTCGTGTTCGGCGCGACGTACTGGGGCATCCTCGGCATCGTGCTCGTGCTCATCGCGGGGCTCGTGCTCATGCTCTTCGTGCGGGTGCCGAAGCGGGTCGCGGAGGCCGCGGCGGCGCCGATCGGAGGCCGGTGA
- a CDS encoding patatin-like phospholipase family protein → MNHPGEPPSSSTRALVLGGGGSTGNAWLIGVIAGLAEGGLDVTDADLVVGTSAGSTTAVQVAGSAPGELLAAVLHEAASAPRREPPTGDRRPLASVAAHLERTNAIIAAAADASDMRRRMGAAALERAAASGEEGRERWRATVAARLPNPDWPERPLLITAVDARTGDPVVFDRASGVDLVDAVAASCAGGPAYRVGDDHYIDGGYRRNENADLASGFGRVLVLSPLGGRTRHPLDWGMQLAAQVDELRAGGSRVETILPGRDAEPLLGANAMDVSLRPAAARAGSQQGRDAAERLAGFWG, encoded by the coding sequence GTGAACCATCCGGGCGAACCCCCTTCCAGCTCCACGCGAGCGCTCGTGCTCGGCGGCGGCGGATCGACGGGCAACGCGTGGCTCATCGGCGTCATCGCCGGACTCGCCGAGGGCGGGCTCGACGTGACCGACGCCGACCTGGTCGTCGGCACGTCGGCCGGCTCGACGACCGCGGTCCAGGTCGCCGGCTCGGCCCCGGGCGAGCTGCTCGCCGCCGTCCTCCACGAGGCCGCATCGGCGCCGCGCCGCGAGCCGCCCACCGGCGATCGTCGACCCCTCGCATCCGTCGCCGCGCACCTGGAGCGGACGAACGCGATCATCGCGGCCGCCGCCGACGCGTCCGACATGCGCCGCCGGATGGGCGCGGCGGCGCTCGAGCGCGCGGCCGCGTCGGGCGAGGAGGGCCGGGAACGCTGGCGGGCCACCGTCGCCGCCCGGCTGCCGAACCCGGACTGGCCCGAGCGACCCCTGCTCATCACCGCGGTCGACGCCCGGACCGGCGACCCGGTCGTGTTCGACCGCGCGAGCGGCGTCGACCTGGTCGATGCCGTCGCAGCCAGCTGCGCCGGTGGGCCCGCGTATCGGGTCGGGGACGACCACTACATCGACGGCGGCTACCGGCGCAACGAGAACGCCGACCTGGCGAGCGGATTCGGCCGCGTGCTGGTGCTCTCGCCGCTCGGCGGCCGCACGCGGCATCCGCTCGACTGGGGCATGCAGCTCGCGGCGCAGGTCGACGAGCTGCGCGCTGGCGGCAGTCGGGTCGAGACGATCCTCCCGGGCCGGGATGCCGAGCCGCTGCTCGGCGCGAACGCGATGGACGTCTCGCTCCGTCCGGCCGCCGCCCGGGCCGGCTCGCAGCAGGGCCGGGACGCTGCCGAGCGGCTCGCCGGGTTCTGGGGCTGA
- a CDS encoding ExeM/NucH family extracellular endonuclease — protein MNRPVRLSVGLTAAALALTGIAAPAAALEGDPTDLIISEVVEGSSNNKAIELFNPTGAAVDLSAAQYSIQMFFNGSASAGLTINLTGSVAAGEAWVIAQASASAPVLAQADQTNGAGWFNGDDALTLRRAGTVVDSFGQIGVDPGTEWGAGLTSTADNTLRRADGVCVGDAVTNDAFDPALEWVGFATDTFDGLGTHTGCAEAPPQTPVINEFSASTAGTDIEYVELLVEPGTDVGGYRVLEIEGDAGASMGVVDEVVPFAAPDDDGRALAWLPANALENGTVSLLLVTGFAGALGDDLDADDDGAIDAVAGLEVLDSVAVNDGGSGDLAYGDTVLGVAFDGAAFALGGASRIPDGADTDSTADWVRNDFDKAGIPGNTGTLVAGEAANTPGVRNSLTVVVVPLPPADCAAAPVTIGSVQGAGATSPKVGASVEIEGVVIGDFQVGGFDGYYVQDAGDGDPATSDGIFVYAPTGLDVAAGDVVHLAGTVSEYFGMTELTATANSICASGAELPAPAEFSLPAGAEARERLEGMRVVLPQQLAILEYFEYGRYGTITLGPDRQMQPTALFDAGSPEAIALAEQNALNRIGVDDGRSVENPDPAIHPNGQVFTLENTFRGGDLVTDVTGVLDYRFDTWAVQPTQGADFAVANPRTAAPEVDGSTTVASFNVLNYFTTLGSRGASDPVEFERQQAKIVSAISQLDADIVGLIEIENNGDVAVASLVDALNDEMGAGTYAYIPTGVLGTDVITTALIYKPAAVAPLGEHAVLDESVDPRWIDDLNRPALAQAFTDLQTDGDVAVVVNHLKSKGSACPGEPEDPNGQGNCNVVRTHAAEAMVDWLATGPTAAEPGRELIIGDLNSYDHEDPIQVLTGAGYTDLLLRDQGEEHYSYVFDGQLGYLDYALAGPALAADALEATTWAINADEPSLIDYDMTFKKPAQDAFYAPDAYRSSDHDPVLVGLELDHTAPELQVTAVPASIFPPDAKWHTVDFDIDASDNSGREVTVELTGVEVEGHKAEYRVVSDTRIEVRARQGAVYTVTFEATDVAGNTTTAEVTVRITP, from the coding sequence ATGAATCGTCCCGTGCGCCTGAGTGTCGGCCTGACCGCCGCAGCCCTCGCCCTCACCGGCATCGCCGCGCCGGCGGCGGCGCTGGAGGGCGACCCGACCGACCTGATCATCAGCGAGGTCGTCGAAGGCAGCTCCAACAACAAGGCGATCGAGCTGTTCAACCCGACCGGCGCCGCCGTCGACCTGTCGGCCGCCCAGTACTCGATCCAGATGTTCTTCAACGGATCGGCGAGCGCGGGCCTGACGATCAACCTCACGGGTTCGGTCGCCGCAGGCGAGGCCTGGGTCATCGCCCAGGCCTCGGCGTCCGCGCCGGTCCTGGCCCAGGCCGACCAGACGAACGGCGCAGGCTGGTTCAACGGCGACGACGCGCTGACGCTGCGTCGTGCCGGGACGGTCGTCGACTCGTTCGGCCAGATCGGCGTCGACCCCGGCACCGAATGGGGCGCCGGCCTGACCTCCACGGCTGACAACACGCTGCGTCGCGCCGACGGCGTGTGCGTCGGCGACGCCGTGACGAACGACGCGTTCGACCCCGCGCTCGAGTGGGTCGGCTTCGCGACCGACACCTTCGACGGACTGGGAACGCACACCGGGTGCGCCGAGGCGCCCCCGCAGACCCCCGTGATCAACGAGTTCTCGGCCTCGACCGCGGGAACCGACATCGAGTACGTCGAACTCCTCGTCGAGCCGGGCACCGACGTCGGCGGATACCGCGTGCTCGAGATCGAGGGCGACGCGGGCGCCTCCATGGGCGTGGTCGACGAGGTCGTCCCGTTCGCCGCACCCGACGACGACGGCCGCGCGCTCGCGTGGCTGCCGGCCAACGCCCTCGAGAACGGCACCGTGTCGCTGCTGCTCGTCACCGGGTTCGCCGGTGCGCTCGGCGACGACCTCGACGCCGACGACGACGGCGCGATCGACGCGGTCGCCGGGCTGGAGGTGCTCGACTCAGTGGCCGTGAACGACGGCGGCTCGGGCGACCTCGCCTACGGCGACACCGTGCTGGGCGTCGCCTTCGACGGGGCCGCCTTCGCGCTCGGAGGTGCGTCGCGCATCCCCGACGGTGCCGACACCGACTCGACCGCCGACTGGGTGCGCAACGACTTCGACAAGGCGGGCATCCCGGGCAACACGGGCACCCTCGTCGCCGGCGAGGCCGCGAACACCCCCGGCGTCCGCAACTCGCTCACGGTGGTCGTCGTGCCGCTGCCGCCGGCCGACTGCGCCGCCGCGCCCGTGACCATCGGCTCGGTCCAGGGCGCGGGCGCGACCTCGCCGAAGGTCGGCGCCTCGGTCGAGATCGAGGGCGTCGTGATCGGCGACTTCCAGGTCGGCGGGTTCGACGGCTACTACGTGCAGGATGCCGGCGACGGCGACCCCGCGACATCCGACGGCATCTTCGTCTACGCGCCGACCGGACTCGACGTGGCCGCGGGCGACGTCGTGCACCTCGCGGGCACCGTCAGCGAGTACTTCGGGATGACCGAGCTCACCGCGACCGCGAACTCGATCTGCGCCTCGGGCGCCGAGCTGCCCGCCCCGGCCGAGTTCAGCCTCCCCGCCGGGGCGGAGGCCCGCGAGCGGCTCGAGGGCATGCGGGTCGTGCTGCCGCAGCAGCTCGCCATCCTCGAGTACTTCGAATACGGCCGCTACGGCACGATCACGCTCGGGCCCGACCGCCAGATGCAGCCGACCGCGCTCTTCGACGCGGGCTCGCCCGAGGCGATCGCCCTCGCGGAGCAGAATGCGCTCAACCGCATCGGCGTCGACGACGGTCGCAGCGTGGAGAACCCCGACCCGGCGATCCATCCGAACGGCCAGGTCTTCACGCTCGAGAACACCTTCCGCGGCGGCGACCTCGTCACCGACGTGACCGGCGTGCTCGACTACCGGTTCGACACGTGGGCCGTGCAGCCGACGCAGGGTGCCGACTTCGCGGTCGCGAACCCGCGGACCGCGGCGCCAGAGGTCGACGGCTCGACCACTGTCGCGAGCTTCAACGTGCTGAACTACTTCACGACCCTCGGCTCGCGCGGCGCGAGCGATCCGGTCGAGTTCGAGCGCCAGCAGGCGAAGATCGTGAGCGCCATCTCCCAGCTCGACGCCGACATCGTCGGCCTCATCGAGATCGAGAACAACGGCGACGTGGCCGTGGCCTCGCTCGTCGACGCGCTCAACGACGAGATGGGCGCGGGCACCTACGCGTACATCCCGACTGGCGTGCTCGGCACCGACGTGATCACGACCGCGCTCATCTACAAGCCCGCCGCGGTCGCCCCGCTCGGCGAGCACGCCGTGCTCGACGAGTCGGTCGATCCGCGCTGGATCGACGACCTCAACCGCCCGGCGCTGGCGCAGGCCTTCACCGACCTCCAGACCGACGGCGACGTCGCGGTCGTGGTGAACCACCTGAAGTCGAAGGGGTCGGCGTGTCCCGGCGAGCCCGAGGACCCGAACGGCCAGGGCAACTGCAACGTCGTCCGCACGCACGCGGCCGAGGCCATGGTCGACTGGCTCGCCACCGGACCCACCGCGGCCGAGCCGGGCCGTGAGCTGATCATCGGCGACCTGAACTCGTACGACCACGAGGACCCGATCCAGGTGCTCACGGGTGCGGGCTACACCGACCTGCTGCTGCGCGACCAGGGCGAGGAGCACTACTCGTACGTGTTCGACGGCCAGCTGGGCTACCTCGACTACGCGCTGGCAGGCCCGGCGCTCGCCGCCGACGCCCTCGAGGCCACGACGTGGGCGATCAACGCCGACGAACCGAGCCTCATCGACTACGACATGACGTTCAAGAAGCCCGCGCAGGACGCGTTCTACGCGCCCGACGCCTACCGGTCGAGCGACCACGACCCGGTGCTCGTGGGCCTCGAACTCGACCACACCGCACCCGAGCTGCAGGTCACGGCCGTGCCGGCGAGCATCTTCCCGCCCGACGCGAAGTGGCACACGGTCGACTTCGACATCGACGCCTCCGACAACTCCGGCCGCGAGGTCACCGTCGAGCTCACCGGCGTCGAGGTCGAGGGCCACAAGGCCGAGTACCGCGTGGTGTCCGACACCCGGATCGAGGTGCGCGCCCGGCAGGGCGCCGTCTACACCGTGACCTTCGAGGCGACGGATGTCGCCGGGAACACCACGACGGCCGAGGTCACGGTCCGCATCACGCCGTAG
- a CDS encoding MarR family winged helix-turn-helix transcriptional regulator translates to MTGSDPHAPEPDPVELIERSLAALRHGRPRGGPHPHGDHHHGHHPGAGAPGPADRGARPAGGRPWGHGANGEADAEGRAGGPPWPRRGSRGAWEFRVGPVARFRLLATLDAADRPLSVTELAEAIGVDQPRASRLVQAAADEGQVVREADPDDARRTRIRLTEAGSAAVRNATSTRRQAIEAALEGFTDVERAQFATLLARFARGIQERRP, encoded by the coding sequence GTGACCGGATCCGACCCGCACGCGCCCGAGCCCGACCCCGTCGAGCTCATCGAGCGCTCGCTCGCCGCGCTGCGCCACGGGCGTCCGCGGGGCGGCCCGCACCCGCACGGCGACCACCACCACGGGCACCATCCGGGAGCCGGCGCGCCCGGTCCCGCGGATCGCGGCGCCCGCCCGGCGGGCGGTCGACCCTGGGGGCACGGCGCGAACGGCGAGGCCGACGCAGAGGGGCGCGCGGGCGGCCCGCCCTGGCCTCGGCGCGGGTCGCGCGGCGCGTGGGAATTCCGCGTCGGACCCGTCGCGCGATTCCGCCTCCTCGCGACGCTCGACGCGGCCGATCGCCCGCTCTCGGTGACCGAGCTCGCCGAGGCGATCGGCGTCGACCAGCCCCGCGCGAGCCGGCTCGTCCAGGCCGCCGCCGACGAGGGTCAGGTCGTGCGGGAGGCCGATCCCGACGACGCCCGGCGCACCCGCATCCGACTGACCGAAGCGGGCTCGGCCGCGGTGCGGAACGCGACGTCGACGCGTCGCCAGGCCATCGAGGCGGCACTCGAGGGGTTCACCGACGTCGAGCGGGCCCAGTTCGCGACGCTGCTCGCGCGGTTCGCGCGCGGCATCCAGGAGCGCCGTCCCTGA
- a CDS encoding MarR family winged helix-turn-helix transcriptional regulator — MNTHDHDHDLPDPVDETPEADDLGEHDAAADAPADPTTRPLGFWLKTVDRLIDREFETAFADLGVTRRDWRLLNLLGGEARDERLLAKLDARPHRLDDLVDRGWVAGEPGAWTLTDGGRDALAALGERVAAIRSRIGGAVSSDDYATTLTTLEAMARELGWSEEAAAAWRREARSRRRGGFASRDPRPGPGFRRFGRPAFGPTGAGTDRHDGCHHPDHGRHGRAHGHGPHERHGAAEVHVHVHLDERRGRGLPHGAPHDRAQR, encoded by the coding sequence ATGAACACCCACGACCACGACCACGACCTGCCCGACCCAGTCGACGAGACGCCCGAGGCCGACGACCTCGGCGAGCACGACGCCGCGGCGGACGCGCCCGCCGACCCCACGACGCGCCCGCTCGGCTTCTGGCTGAAGACCGTCGACCGCCTGATCGACCGCGAGTTCGAGACCGCGTTCGCCGATCTCGGCGTCACGCGCCGCGACTGGCGCCTGCTGAACCTCTTGGGCGGCGAGGCGCGCGACGAGCGCCTGCTCGCCAAGCTCGACGCGCGCCCCCACCGCCTCGACGACCTCGTCGATCGCGGTTGGGTCGCCGGCGAGCCCGGCGCCTGGACGCTGACCGACGGGGGCCGCGATGCGCTCGCGGCGCTCGGCGAGCGGGTGGCCGCCATCCGCTCGCGCATCGGCGGCGCCGTGTCATCCGACGACTACGCGACGACGCTCACCACGCTCGAGGCCATGGCCCGCGAGCTCGGCTGGAGCGAGGAGGCCGCAGCGGCCTGGCGACGCGAGGCGCGCTCGCGCCGACGCGGCGGGTTCGCCTCGCGCGACCCCCGTCCGGGCCCGGGCTTCCGACGCTTCGGCCGCCCCGCGTTCGGGCCGACGGGCGCCGGGACGGACCGGCACGACGGGTGCCACCACCCCGACCACGGCCGCCACGGACGAGCCCACGGACACGGCCCGCACGAGCGGCACGGCGCGGCCGAGGTGCACGTGCACGTCCACCTCGACGAGCGCCGCGGCCGCGGTCTCCCCCACGGCGCGCCGCACGACCGCGCGCAGCGCTGA